In Leptospira levettii, the genomic window CATATTTCACTGTATCTTGCGGAGTCAGTTCAATGAAAACATCTAACTCATCTGGAGCTTTTGGTCCTAATTCCAATCCATGCCAAGGGTGTGCTACGTAATAATTTGGTTTCATCTATGTCCTCTTTCGTTTTGATTTTTGATTTTGTTTTGATTGTTTTGGATCTTCTTCATCTTCTTGGACTTCCTTTACTAAGTGAGTTCCATGGGAATGGTCAGTAGAATGGAATGAATCTGATGCTTTGTATTTTTTCATTTCTTCTACAAAGTAATCGTTCATCTTTCTTTCTCGTTCCATTTGTCTTAGTTCTTGTCTTTGTGCTAGTTTGACTAAAAACTCAAATGCAATTGGTAATAAAAATCGAGACAAAATGGTAGCAACAAGTACCCCTCCCATCACCACTGTGGCGAGTGGCCTTTGTACTTCCGCTCCAGCACTCGAAGCAATCGCCATCGGTAAAAATCCAATGATGGCCACAAGTTCTGTTGTCGCTACTGCTCTTAGGGTATAAACAGCAGCTTCAACCACTGCGATTGATGGATCCCTTGTGATTTTTAATTGGTCTTTTAATGCAGATGCATACACAACCCCGTTTAACACGGAGATACCTGCTGCTGCGATAAACCCAACACCAGCTGGAATTGAGAAGGGAAGCCCCCTCATCACAAGAGATAAAATCCCACCTGACAATGATAGAGGAACAAGGATAAATACACCTAACGCATAGTAAACACTGCCAAATGCAATGAATAACATTCCAAAAATAATAGCACCTGCAATGGGAATTACAATTGCCAACCTGTTTTTGGCACGAGTAAAGTTCTCAAATTGTCCACCCCAATCCACATAATAACCTTGTGGTAAACTTGACTCGATGGACTCCGTTGCAGATTGTACATCATTCACAAAACCAATCATATCTCGTCCGCGAACGTTTACTTCTACAAGGATTCTACGTTTGAGTCCCTCGTGATACAATGCAGCAGGACCTTCTGTCATTTGGATATCTGTGACCTGACCTAACGGAACAGTTCCTCCGAGCTCAGTCATGACGGGCACATTCTCAATCACACCAATATCTGTTACGTCAGCATCAAGGCGAACAATCAAATCAAATCGTTTGTAACCTTCATATACTTTACCCGCGTTAAACCCAACACGAAGTGTTTCGATGGTTGTTAAAACTTCCTCTGCTCTGACCCCGTAACGAGCCATATTGCCACGGTTCATTTTGATCTCGAGCAGAGGTAGACCGAGTAACTTTTGAACTCGTAAGTCAGCAGCACCTTGGATCTTTTTGATTTTGGATGCATAATTATCTGCGATTGATTTTAATGTTTTTAAATCATCACCATAGATTTTAATCACAATATCTGCTTTTGATCCAGATAACAAAGCATTCACGCGATTTTCGATCGGTTGCGACAAACTGATGTAAGAAGAAGGAACATTTTGGTTGATTGAGACTTTCATCTTCTCCATCAACTCTTCTCTATCTTTTGCGGTGACCCATTCTTTCCTTGGTTTTAACTTCACCATCATCTCACCTTCTTCCGAACCTATGGGTTCTGCCGCAGATTCCCCACGGCCTTGCCTTGAGACAACACTCACTGTTTCTGGAAACTTCAAAATCACCTTCTCCATTTCCAAATTCAAATCCCTGGAATGGTTGATCGCTGTAGAGGGAAGGCGTTTGATATCAACTGCGATTTCACCCTCATCAATCCTTGGTAAAAATTCTGAACCTAGAGTAGAGGCGAGCATAAAGGAAATGACAACTACTCCAATCCCTGCATAGGTAAACTGGCGTTTGAATTTCATTCCATACGTTAAAATTTCAGCATATTTGTTTTGGAATTTTTCCCAAAAAGCGGACTCATGTAAAATTGGTTTTTTGTAAATATAGGACATGAGGGCTGGGAATGTTGTGATGGAATAAAGGAGTGCTGCACCTAACGCAAATGCTACGGTAATTGCCATTGGACGAAACATCCGCCCTTCCACACCTTCCAGTGTCATCAGTGGTAAATATACGAGTAAAATAATCCCCACACTAAATGCAGAAGCCCGTACTACCTTGATGCAGGATTCCATGATGACATCTTCCATTCCATCTTCCATGTCTTGGGCAGAAGTTTTGGAGAGAAGGAAACTTTTTCGAATGAGAAATCCATGGAGAGTGGATTCTAACATCACAATGGAACCATCCACGAGGAGTCCAAAGTCAAGTGCTCCGAGAGACATTAAGTTCCCCACAATCCCAAAGGCATTCATCAAAATTGTGGCAATCATCATCGAAACGGGAATGGCAAGGGCAACAGCAAACGCACCTTTAACGGTGCCAAGTGTTAGGATCAAACAAACTAAAACGATGATGGCGGCTTCCACTAAATTGGTAAAAACTGTGGAGAGTGTTCGGCCAATGAATTCAGACCGGTCATAATACACTTGGATCTTCATCCCTTGTGGGAGTCTTGACTCAATTTCCTTCATCTTCTCTTTCACTCGGCCTACAACTTGTAATGAGTTACTACCAAGTAACATCATGGCAGTTCCACCTACCACTTCTCGTTTGCCATTCATGGTACTCAGACCAAACCTGAGTGCAGGTCCTGTTTCCACTCGGGCAATTTGACCGAGTGTGAGTGGGATCCCATCTCTTGAAGTTCGAACCGATAAACGAGCGATATCATCGATGGATTTAAATTGGCTTTCTCCCCGAATGACAAATTGTTCCTCACCCTTTTGGATGTATCCTCCACCCAAGTTTACATTGGCTCCTTCTAAAGCTTCTGTGATATGGGAAAGAGTGAGATTATGAGATAACAGTCGTTTGGGGTCGATTTTGATTTGGAATTGTTTGGCATCTCCTCCCACAACGTTTACATCAATGATCCCTTTGACCGAACGAAGTTGCCTTGCGACTTCCCATTCCATCACTGTGCGGAGTTCTTCTGGAGTATGACTTTCTGATACTAAAGCAAATTCATAAATATCACCAAGACCTGTGGCAATAGGAGAAAGTTCAGGTCTACCATATGATTTCGGAATAAAATTCTCAGCCTGTTTTAGACGTTCATTTACAAGTTGCCTTGCAAAGTAAATGTCGGTTCCGTCCTCGAATATAACAGTTACCGAACTCACACCTGTTCTTGAAATGGATCGAATTTCGGTAACTTTTGGCATCCCGTTAAACTCAAGTTCAATGGGATATGTGATAAATTGTTCTACCTCAAGAGGAGATAAACCTGGAACGGAAGTAACGGCGGATACTTGGACGTTTGTCACGTCCGGAATCGCATCAATGGATAAATTGAGTGCATTATAAAAACCCACAAGGGTGAGTACTGCGGTGATCACAAGAACTGTTGCCCTT contains:
- a CDS encoding efflux RND transporter permease subunit yields the protein MLEKIIQFSIHKRATVLVITAVLTLVGFYNALNLSIDAIPDVTNVQVSAVTSVPGLSPLEVEQFITYPIELEFNGMPKVTEIRSISRTGVSSVTVIFEDGTDIYFARQLVNERLKQAENFIPKSYGRPELSPIATGLGDIYEFALVSESHTPEELRTVMEWEVARQLRSVKGIIDVNVVGGDAKQFQIKIDPKRLLSHNLTLSHITEALEGANVNLGGGYIQKGEEQFVIRGESQFKSIDDIARLSVRTSRDGIPLTLGQIARVETGPALRFGLSTMNGKREVVGGTAMMLLGSNSLQVVGRVKEKMKEIESRLPQGMKIQVYYDRSEFIGRTLSTVFTNLVEAAIIVLVCLILTLGTVKGAFAVALAIPVSMMIATILMNAFGIVGNLMSLGALDFGLLVDGSIVMLESTLHGFLIRKSFLLSKTSAQDMEDGMEDVIMESCIKVVRASAFSVGIILLVYLPLMTLEGVEGRMFRPMAITVAFALGAALLYSITTFPALMSYIYKKPILHESAFWEKFQNKYAEILTYGMKFKRQFTYAGIGVVVISFMLASTLGSEFLPRIDEGEIAVDIKRLPSTAINHSRDLNLEMEKVILKFPETVSVVSRQGRGESAAEPIGSEEGEMMVKLKPRKEWVTAKDREELMEKMKVSINQNVPSSYISLSQPIENRVNALLSGSKADIVIKIYGDDLKTLKSIADNYASKIKKIQGAADLRVQKLLGLPLLEIKMNRGNMARYGVRAEEVLTTIETLRVGFNAGKVYEGYKRFDLIVRLDADVTDIGVIENVPVMTELGGTVPLGQVTDIQMTEGPAALYHEGLKRRILVEVNVRGRDMIGFVNDVQSATESIESSLPQGYYVDWGGQFENFTRAKNRLAIVIPIAGAIIFGMLFIAFGSVYYALGVFILVPLSLSGGILSLVMRGLPFSIPAGVGFIAAAGISVLNGVVYASALKDQLKITRDPSIAVVEAAVYTLRAVATTELVAIIGFLPMAIASSAGAEVQRPLATVVMGGVLVATILSRFLLPIAFEFLVKLAQRQELRQMERERKMNDYFVEEMKKYKASDSFHSTDHSHGTHLVKEVQEDEEDPKQSKQNQKSKRKRT